The following are encoded in a window of Cucurbita pepo subsp. pepo cultivar mu-cu-16 chromosome LG12, ASM280686v2, whole genome shotgun sequence genomic DNA:
- the LOC111806449 gene encoding sm-like protein LSM1B, which yields MSWASAEDIYLSTSLANYLDKKVLVLLRDGRKLLGILRSFDQFANAVLEGSCERVIVGDLYSDIPLGLYVIRGENVVLLGELDLEKEELPPHMTHVSAVEIKRAQKAEREATDLKGTIRKRLEFLDLD from the exons ATGTCTTGGGCAAGCGCGGAAGATATCTACCTTTCAACTTCTCTTGCCAATTACCTTGACA AGAAGGTTCTGGTACTCCTTCGAGATGGTCGGAAGCTATTAGGGATACTCCGTTCATTCGATCAATTTG CAAATGCCGTCCTTGAAGGATCCTGTGAAAGGGTGATCGTCGGTGACCTTTACAGCGATATTCCTCTAGGCCTCTATGTAATTCGAGGGGAGAACGTTGTTTTACTTGGCGAGCTG GATTTGGAGAAGGAGGAGCTCCCTCCACACATGACTCATGTCTCTGCTGTGGAGATCAAAAGG GCCCAAAAGGCAGAGAGAGAGGCTACAGATCTTAAAGGTACAATTAGGAAAAGGCTTGAGTTTCTTGATCTGGACTGA
- the LOC111806450 gene encoding uncharacterized protein LOC111806450, whose translation MKFFSWMQTKLNGKQEKKIPHTFSTSQHKKQESREEFSDWPHGLLAIGTFGNNEIKDEQDIQEEEDPSSSEEIVDISPEEVGKLQKELTKLLSRKPNAEKQVADLPLDRFLNCPSSLEVDRRISNPLCSDLDDKDEDIERTIGLIIGKCKDIWADGKKKAIGKKSISFLLKKLFVCSNGFTPLPPPSLRETLQESRMEKLLRTILLKKISPQHASRSSSLKRYIEEKPSPKNRNDGEEQKKDAKDGSKWDKTDSEYIVLEI comes from the exons ATGAAG TTCTTCAGCTGGATGCAGACTAAACTAAACGGCAAACAGGAGAAGAAAATCCCACATACATTCTCTACTTCTC AGCATAAAAAACAAGAGTCTCGTGAAGAGTTCAGCGATTGGCCTCATGGATTGCTAGCAATTGGAACTTTTGGCAACAATGAGATTAAAGATGAACAAGACATACAAGAGGAGGAGGATCCATCTTCTTCAGAAGAGATAGTTGATATCTCTCCTGAAGAAGTTGGTAAATTACAGAAAGAGTTAACAAAGCTTTTATCTCGAAAACCGAACGCCGAAAAGCAGGTTGCAGATCTTCCATTGGATAGATTTCTCAACTGTCCTTCAAGCTTGGAGGTTGACAGAAGAATCAGCAATCCACTTTGCAGTGATTTAGATGATAAAGATGAAGATATTGAAAGAACCATTGGTCTTATCATTGGGAAATGCAAAGACATTTGGGCTGATGGTAAAAAGAAAGCTATTGGGAAGAAATCCATCTCTTTTCTGCTCAAAAAGTTGTTTGTTTGTAGTAATGGCTTCACTCCTTTACCACCACCAAGTTTGAGAGAAACTCTACAAGAGTCTAGAATGGAAAAG CTTTTAAGAACAATTctcctaaaaaaaatctccccACAACACGCCTCTCGATCTTCATCATTGAAGAGGTATATAGAGGAAAAACCGTCACCAAAAAATAGAAACGATGGTGAAGAGCAGAAAAAAGATGCCAAAGATGGATCCAAATGGGACAAGACTGATTCTGAAT ATATCGTTCTTGAGATATAA
- the LOC111806451 gene encoding probable nucleoside diphosphate kinase 5 isoform X4 has protein sequence METEKTLAMIKPDGLRGNYTDRIRRAIVESGFRILKERVVELDEDRASRFYAEHSSKSFFPTLVKYMTSGPVCVMVLEKQNAIADWRAMIGPTDATKARATHPNSIRAMCGLDSEKNCVHGSDSLQSAQREISFFFEETGVLLYYLICSGKCI, from the exons ATGGAAACGGAGAAAACATTGGCTATGATAAAACCAGATGGCTTGCGCGGTAACTACACCGATAGAATCAGAAGGGCCATTGTGGAGTCCGGATTCAGGATTTTGAAGGAAAGAGTAGTTGAATTGGATGAAGATAGAGCAAGTCGCTTTTATGCCGAACATTCGTCTAAAAGCTTCTTTCCTACTTTGGTCAAATACATGACGAG TGGCCCAGTATGCGTTATGGTTTTGGAGAAACAAAATGCCATTGCAGATTGGCGTGCTATGATTGGGCCAACAGATGCAACGAAAGCTAGGGCTACGCATCCTAATAg CATTAGGGCAATGTGTGGCTTGGATTCAGAGAAAAACTGTGTTCATGGTTCAGATTCTCTTCAATCAGCTCAAAGAGAgatctcatttttctttgaagaaaCTG GAGTATTATTATATTACCTTATTTGCTCTGGGAAATGTATATAA